The following proteins come from a genomic window of Kineosporia sp. NBRC 101731:
- a CDS encoding SDR family NAD(P)-dependent oxidoreductase, translating to MNTELLGKVALVTGASSGIGASVARALAARGANVAVAARRRDRLEQLAAEIEADGGTAMVVELDVTDEATCRAAVDQCVRRWGSLDLLVNNAGVMLLGPIKGADTDDWRRMINTDVLGLMYMTHAALPHLLNSRGTLVQVSSVDGRLAGPLTGVYNASKSAVNAFSESLRQEVTTRGVRVVVIEPGATTTELASHITHSPTREAVEQFAAALRPLAPEDVAAALVFAVTQPAQVAVNEILLRSVDQQR from the coding sequence ATGAATACCGAACTGCTCGGCAAGGTAGCCCTTGTCACCGGGGCCTCCTCCGGAATCGGAGCGTCTGTCGCCCGGGCGCTGGCCGCCCGCGGCGCGAACGTCGCTGTGGCCGCGCGGCGGCGTGACCGGCTCGAACAGCTGGCCGCCGAGATCGAGGCGGACGGTGGCACTGCCATGGTCGTCGAACTGGACGTCACCGATGAGGCGACGTGCCGTGCGGCCGTCGACCAGTGCGTCCGTCGCTGGGGCTCGCTCGACCTCCTCGTGAACAACGCCGGAGTGATGCTGCTGGGCCCCATCAAGGGCGCCGACACCGACGACTGGCGACGCATGATCAACACCGATGTTCTGGGGCTGATGTACATGACGCACGCGGCGCTGCCGCACCTGCTGAACTCCCGGGGCACGCTCGTGCAGGTGTCCTCGGTCGACGGCCGTCTGGCGGGACCGCTCACCGGTGTCTACAACGCCAGCAAGTCCGCAGTGAACGCGTTCTCGGAATCACTGCGGCAGGAAGTGACCACCCGGGGAGTTCGTGTCGTGGTGATCGAGCCGGGGGCGACGACGACGGAACTGGCCTCCCACATCACACATTCCCCGACACGGGAGGCGGTGGAGCAGTTCGCGGCAGCCCTGCGGCCCCTGGCCCCCGAGGACGTCGCGGCCGCCCTCGTCTTCGCGGTGACGCAGCCGGCTCAGGTTGCGGTCAACGAGATCCTGCTGCGATCGGTGGATCAGCAGCGATGA
- a CDS encoding MerR family transcriptional regulator — protein MQWWTIGAFARAARLSPKALRLYDELGLLPPAHVDPVTGYRFYAPAQLERAQTVAWLRRLGMPLAQIRTVCDLDPGEAAHEVAAFWAQVEADTAVRRDLAAVLVDRLTGRQSAGSGQGGALEIRYAAGSDIGLVRATHQDTAYAGPGLLAVADGFGRGGAEASTAAVQTLVKLADGEHLRSGDLLNVMQDAAARANQAIGEIIPAGDCEERSGSTLTAMLWTGSALAMVHIGDSRAYLLRDGGFFQITHDHSLVRSLVDEGRLTPPEADSHPQRALLLKALDGRTPVAPQVGLQDAQPGDRFLLCSDGLSAVVPTEQIRTLIATGGEPQQTVGELLAAVREAGAPDNVSCVVADVTSKPVR, from the coding sequence GTGCAATGGTGGACGATCGGGGCATTCGCCCGAGCAGCCCGGCTGTCACCGAAAGCGCTGCGCCTGTACGACGAGCTGGGTCTGCTGCCCCCGGCCCACGTCGACCCGGTCACGGGCTACCGGTTCTACGCCCCGGCCCAGCTCGAACGGGCGCAGACAGTGGCATGGCTACGAAGGCTGGGGATGCCCCTGGCCCAGATCCGTACCGTGTGCGACCTGGATCCCGGGGAAGCGGCCCACGAGGTCGCCGCGTTCTGGGCCCAGGTCGAGGCCGACACCGCGGTCCGGCGAGATCTGGCGGCCGTTCTCGTCGATCGACTGACCGGACGGCAATCGGCTGGGTCCGGCCAGGGCGGTGCCCTGGAGATCCGTTACGCGGCGGGATCGGACATCGGCCTGGTCCGCGCCACCCACCAAGACACCGCCTACGCCGGGCCCGGTCTGCTGGCCGTGGCCGACGGGTTCGGCCGCGGTGGTGCTGAGGCCAGTACCGCTGCGGTGCAGACACTGGTGAAACTGGCTGACGGAGAGCACCTTCGGTCCGGTGACCTGCTGAATGTCATGCAGGATGCGGCCGCCCGGGCGAACCAGGCCATTGGTGAGATCATTCCGGCCGGTGATTGCGAAGAACGGTCGGGCAGCACCCTGACCGCGATGCTGTGGACCGGCTCGGCACTGGCCATGGTGCACATCGGAGACTCCCGCGCCTACCTGCTCCGGGACGGCGGGTTCTTCCAGATCACCCACGACCACAGCCTGGTCCGGTCCCTGGTCGACGAGGGCCGGCTCACGCCCCCCGAGGCGGACAGTCACCCCCAGCGGGCCCTCCTGCTGAAGGCGCTCGACGGCCGCACCCCCGTCGCGCCGCAGGTCGGCCTGCAGGATGCCCAACCGGGTGACCGGTTCCTGCTCTGCTCCGACGGACTGTCCGCGGTCGTCCCCACCGAACAGATCCGCACCCTGATCGCCACCGGCGGCGAGCCCCAGCAGACGGTCGGCGAGCTGCTGGCCGCCGTCCGTGAGGCCGGGGCCCCCGACAACGTCAGCTGTGTCGTGGCCGACGTGACGAGCAAGCCGGTCCGATGA
- a CDS encoding GNAT family N-acetyltransferase: MIAYEWRAEFTNEALKSLHAEAFGPGETAVDWYAQVHRHSLGWVCAHEDRRLVGFVNVAWDGGAHAFLLDTMVARDRRQSGVGAELVATAVRGARAANCAWIHVDFEKHLQPFYFEACGFSPTRAGLIALR, translated from the coding sequence ATGATTGCCTACGAGTGGCGGGCCGAGTTCACCAACGAGGCCCTCAAATCCCTTCACGCAGAGGCTTTTGGTCCTGGAGAGACGGCCGTCGACTGGTACGCGCAGGTGCACCGGCACAGTCTCGGCTGGGTCTGCGCACACGAAGACCGTCGGCTGGTCGGATTCGTCAACGTGGCCTGGGACGGCGGTGCCCACGCTTTCCTCCTCGACACCATGGTCGCTCGCGATCGACGGCAGAGCGGTGTCGGAGCTGAACTCGTGGCCACCGCTGTCCGTGGAGCCCGGGCGGCGAACTGCGCCTGGATCCACGTCGACTTCGAAAAACATCTGCAACCGTTCTACTTCGAGGCGTGCGGATTCTCGCCTACACGCGCGGGCCTTATCGCGTTGCGCTGA
- a CDS encoding alpha/beta hydrolase — translation MTEHLNIAGNTLAYDVTGEGPLVVLAHGMGDSRHSYRFMVPALVAAGYRVANVDIRGCGDSSLGWDGYSRTDIAGDLVAVVRHLGGPAVIIGQSISGGAATIAAATAPELITGTIELAPFTRQQSVSLGALFRSKRYRAGTTQLGLTLVLGSLSAWKKYLTLAYPTKPADWDSEMARIDAKMIEPGRMKALQAMCKANPADAGEQLPNVTCPVLVIQGSLDPDWVDPRAEGEKILADLPTGLGELAVIEGAGHYPHAQNPDEVVALALPFLAKNLSLA, via the coding sequence ATGACCGAGCACCTGAACATCGCCGGCAACACCCTCGCCTACGACGTCACCGGCGAGGGCCCCCTCGTCGTTCTGGCGCACGGCATGGGCGACAGCCGGCACTCCTACCGCTTCATGGTCCCGGCCCTGGTGGCCGCCGGATATCGGGTCGCCAACGTCGACATCCGCGGCTGCGGCGACTCCAGCCTGGGCTGGGACGGCTACAGCCGCACCGACATCGCCGGTGACCTGGTCGCCGTGGTGCGGCACCTGGGCGGACCGGCCGTGATCATCGGCCAGTCGATCAGCGGGGGCGCGGCCACCATCGCCGCCGCCACCGCACCCGAGCTGATCACCGGCACCATCGAGCTGGCCCCGTTCACCCGCCAGCAGTCGGTCTCCCTGGGCGCGCTGTTCCGGTCGAAGCGCTACCGGGCCGGCACCACCCAGCTGGGCCTGACACTCGTCCTCGGAAGCCTGTCCGCCTGGAAGAAGTACCTGACCCTGGCCTACCCGACCAAGCCCGCCGACTGGGACAGCGAAATGGCGCGCATCGACGCCAAAATGATCGAGCCCGGCCGGATGAAGGCCCTCCAGGCCATGTGCAAGGCCAACCCGGCGGACGCGGGCGAGCAGCTGCCCAACGTCACGTGCCCGGTGCTGGTCATCCAGGGCAGCCTCGACCCCGACTGGGTCGACCCGCGCGCCGAGGGCGAGAAGATTCTCGCCGACCTGCCCACCGGTCTCGGCGAACTGGCCGTCATCGAGGGCGCCGGTCACTACCCGCACGCGCAGAACCCCGACGAGGTCGTCGCCCTGGCCCTGCCCTTCCTGGCCAAGAACCTCTCCCTTGCCTAG
- a CDS encoding TetR/AcrR family transcriptional regulator translates to MPRAGLDAGSVTAAGAALADEVGFDRLSMGLLAERLGVKAPSLYKHVTGQADLSHRIAVLAMTEIADTIGEATRGRAGRDALVAGANAMRTYALKHPGRYTAGNVARPNGAEDPLHPAVDRLLASWTAMLRGYRLDPDQEIHVLRLLRSILHGFAILEATGGFRIGIDVDDSFTWMVRFIDQGLRTTTP, encoded by the coding sequence TTGCCTAGAGCCGGGCTCGACGCGGGCTCGGTCACCGCGGCCGGCGCGGCGCTGGCCGACGAGGTCGGCTTCGACCGGCTCAGCATGGGCCTGCTCGCCGAACGCCTCGGGGTGAAGGCGCCCTCGCTCTACAAGCACGTCACCGGCCAGGCCGATCTTTCCCACCGGATCGCGGTTCTCGCGATGACCGAGATCGCCGACACGATCGGTGAGGCCACCCGGGGACGAGCCGGTCGCGATGCCCTGGTCGCCGGCGCGAACGCCATGCGCACGTACGCACTGAAACACCCCGGCCGGTACACGGCAGGCAACGTGGCCCGGCCGAACGGGGCCGAAGACCCGCTCCACCCGGCCGTCGACCGGCTGCTCGCCTCCTGGACCGCCATGCTGCGCGGGTACCGGCTCGATCCCGATCAGGAGATCCACGTACTGCGGCTGCTGCGCAGCATTCTTCACGGCTTCGCGATCCTGGAGGCGACCGGCGGCTTTCGGATCGGCATCGACGTCGACGACAGTTTCACCTGGATGGTGCGGTTCATCGACCAGGGATTGAGGACGACGACCCCGTAG
- a CDS encoding sensor domain-containing diguanylate cyclase yields the protein MFSGQADRHLVSQDRAASRRAATGLFGSLSRWFAAGLDADSQRQRKGRIGACLYLGGAVYGALIVWQTPDPPVSQTVVAIAVAVVALTLMVLPWQRVPDSVLIWPVLPSAFFTTLGSGSSNMLGHYQAIYLLALGYAGLVLRPGQTAKVAGVSLALLAAVAGFGLQRDSLVEITGTILFAALIGELIAAAMAAQHRQRVKLEHLHAGVRPLLSAHSESEAARLVSEQALDLLGADGVVTLVADRFGPPSARDTSLTARGGAGLGSEVAAVQSGDHPPESGIGAVTRDRRPLFVPDARHSPVSLPTTGNETSWASALFLPVEVVDQLAGVMVAFWTRPVNELDPFDAQVMELLSLQAGPVLMRVRHVEELDRAATTDPLTGVSNRRAFEQAMANLEDDALLLLFDLDRFKGVNDTQGHSAGDRVLQAFASSLTASVRDTDLACRIGGDEFAVLTRGSSEVARAILDRLSAAWSYPEGVGFSVGSAERRPGESAEHLSTRADEGLYAMKHRRRERVEVD from the coding sequence ATGTTCAGCGGCCAGGCCGACAGGCACCTGGTGAGCCAGGACCGCGCAGCCAGCCGACGCGCGGCAACGGGTCTGTTCGGGAGTCTCAGTCGCTGGTTCGCCGCAGGACTGGACGCCGACTCCCAGCGGCAGCGCAAGGGGCGGATCGGGGCCTGTCTCTACCTGGGCGGCGCCGTCTACGGTGCGCTGATCGTCTGGCAGACGCCCGATCCGCCGGTGTCGCAGACGGTCGTGGCGATCGCGGTCGCCGTGGTGGCCCTCACCCTGATGGTGCTGCCCTGGCAGCGCGTTCCCGACTCGGTGCTGATCTGGCCGGTGCTGCCGAGCGCCTTCTTCACCACGCTCGGCTCCGGCTCTTCGAACATGCTCGGTCACTACCAGGCGATCTACCTGCTGGCCCTGGGGTATGCCGGGCTGGTGCTGAGACCGGGGCAGACCGCGAAGGTGGCCGGGGTGAGTCTGGCCCTGCTGGCGGCGGTCGCCGGGTTCGGTCTGCAACGCGACAGCCTGGTCGAGATCACCGGGACGATCCTGTTCGCCGCCCTGATCGGTGAGCTGATCGCCGCCGCGATGGCGGCTCAGCACCGGCAACGCGTGAAACTGGAGCACCTGCACGCCGGGGTGCGGCCACTGCTCTCGGCCCACTCCGAGTCGGAGGCCGCCCGCCTGGTCAGCGAGCAGGCGCTGGACCTGCTCGGTGCCGACGGGGTCGTGACCCTGGTGGCCGACCGGTTCGGCCCGCCGAGTGCGCGGGACACCTCGCTGACCGCCCGGGGCGGCGCCGGGCTCGGTTCGGAAGTGGCCGCGGTGCAGTCCGGTGACCACCCACCCGAGTCGGGCATCGGTGCCGTCACCCGGGACCGGCGTCCCCTGTTCGTCCCCGATGCCCGGCACTCTCCCGTGAGCCTGCCGACGACCGGGAACGAAACGAGCTGGGCCTCGGCGCTCTTCCTCCCGGTCGAGGTCGTCGACCAGCTGGCCGGGGTGATGGTGGCCTTCTGGACGAGGCCGGTGAACGAGCTGGACCCCTTCGACGCCCAGGTGATGGAACTGCTCTCGCTGCAGGCCGGGCCGGTACTGATGCGGGTGCGGCACGTGGAGGAGCTCGACCGGGCCGCGACCACGGACCCGCTCACCGGGGTCTCGAACCGGCGGGCCTTCGAGCAGGCCATGGCGAACCTGGAGGACGACGCCCTCCTTCTGCTGTTCGACCTGGATCGTTTCAAGGGGGTCAACGACACCCAGGGACATTCGGCCGGGGACCGGGTGCTTCAGGCCTTCGCCTCGTCGCTGACGGCCTCCGTGCGGGACACCGACCTGGCCTGCCGGATCGGTGGCGACGAGTTCGCCGTGCTGACGCGCGGCAGTTCGGAGGTCGCCCGGGCGATCCTGGACCGGCTCTCGGCCGCCTGGTCGTACCCGGAAGGGGTCGGATTCAGCGTGGGGTCTGCCGAACGACGGCCGGGAGAATCGGCCGAGCACCTCAGCACCCGGGCCGACGAGGGGCTCTACGCCATGAAGCACCGCCGCCGGGAGCGGGTCGAGGTCGACTGA
- a CDS encoding type VII secretion target, with protein MKGQFSVLVGELRASGGKAESAAGVVGKLDPGSELESAGKGIPGADSITALTQVGSKWESHLTSWRDQMQTFGEHLDVAADDYQRGDDVGAEEFSKLVPGGP; from the coding sequence ATGAAGGGGCAGTTCAGTGTGCTCGTGGGGGAACTACGAGCATCCGGGGGCAAGGCCGAGTCGGCGGCCGGTGTGGTCGGCAAGCTCGATCCCGGCAGTGAGCTGGAATCGGCGGGGAAGGGGATCCCCGGTGCCGACAGCATCACGGCGCTGACCCAGGTGGGCAGCAAGTGGGAGAGCCACCTCACGTCCTGGCGCGACCAGATGCAGACCTTCGGCGAGCACCTGGACGTCGCGGCCGACGACTACCAGCGAGGGGACGACGTGGGCGCCGAAGAGTTCTCGAAGCTGGTTCCCGGGGGTCCCTGA
- a CDS encoding MFS transporter gives MSRSLRTGSYLLDPRPLRIPAYRRLWIASVISAVGGSFSLIAIPSQLFALTGSSSTIAVASATSFVALAVASLWGGALADTMDRRRLLLLAHTLQALIYLLLWALATRETPSLAALMVLVGAQGLAFGASMTITGATVPRVVPPELLPAATSLSSLVRYTGSIIGPLLAGLLIPAVGLGPLYLCDTIALTAVLWAVFRLPPIPPVPRPVGRPLIGQVIDGFGYLFAQPVLVAVLAVDLAAMVFGMPVALFPELAHRLYGGPAEGGPVLGLLYAAYPTGVLLAGLLSGTFTHARRHGAWMASAAIAWGLTVVLFGLTPHLAPALIALTVGGAVNVVLSTFRNVITQAHTDDALRGRTQGSLTIVLVGGPQLSSVLHALAGSAIGARWAVCLGGLLTMAAVTAIVRAVPYLWRYPTV, from the coding sequence ATGAGCCGGTCGCTCCGCACCGGGTCGTACCTTCTCGACCCGCGTCCCCTGAGAATCCCAGCCTACCGCCGACTCTGGATCGCATCGGTGATCTCCGCCGTCGGTGGTTCCTTCAGCCTGATCGCGATCCCGAGTCAGCTGTTCGCCCTCACCGGCTCCTCCAGCACCATCGCCGTCGCCTCGGCCACGTCCTTCGTCGCCCTGGCCGTCGCGTCGCTGTGGGGCGGTGCGCTGGCCGACACGATGGACCGCCGCCGTCTGCTCCTGCTTGCACACACCCTCCAGGCGTTGATCTACCTCCTGCTGTGGGCCCTGGCCACCCGGGAAACACCTTCCCTGGCAGCCCTGATGGTTCTCGTCGGAGCCCAGGGCCTGGCGTTCGGGGCGAGCATGACGATCACGGGCGCCACCGTGCCCCGCGTCGTCCCTCCGGAACTCCTGCCCGCCGCCACCAGTCTCAGCTCCCTGGTCCGTTACACCGGCTCGATCATCGGGCCGCTCCTGGCAGGCCTCCTGATCCCCGCGGTCGGCCTCGGCCCGCTCTACCTCTGCGACACGATCGCGCTGACCGCCGTGCTGTGGGCCGTCTTCCGGCTCCCGCCGATCCCACCCGTTCCGCGTCCTGTGGGCCGCCCCCTGATCGGGCAGGTGATCGACGGTTTCGGCTACCTGTTCGCCCAGCCGGTCCTCGTCGCCGTCCTGGCCGTAGACCTGGCCGCCATGGTCTTCGGGATGCCCGTCGCCCTGTTCCCCGAACTCGCCCACCGCCTCTACGGCGGCCCCGCCGAAGGAGGCCCGGTCCTGGGACTGCTGTACGCCGCCTACCCCACCGGCGTGCTCCTGGCTGGTCTGCTGTCGGGAACCTTCACCCACGCCCGCCGGCACGGCGCCTGGATGGCCTCGGCCGCGATCGCCTGGGGCCTGACCGTGGTGTTGTTCGGCCTGACTCCACACCTGGCCCCGGCCCTGATCGCCCTCACCGTCGGAGGCGCGGTGAACGTCGTCCTGAGCACCTTCCGCAACGTCATCACCCAGGCCCACACCGACGACGCCCTCCGCGGTCGGACCCAGGGCTCCCTGACCATCGTGCTGGTCGGAGGCCCACAGCTGAGCAGTGTCCTGCACGCGCTCGCAGGATCGGCGATCGGTGCGCGCTGGGCCGTCTGCCTGGGCGGCCTGCTCACCATGGCCGCCGTCACCGCGATCGTGCGCGCCGTCCCGTACCTGTGGCGCTACCCGACTGTCTGA
- a CDS encoding helix-turn-helix transcriptional regulator yields MGESNRLGEFLRARRELVSPEEAGLSIRTKGRRVPGLRREEVAALTGISVEYLTRLERGKDSSPSRQVLDALAATLRLEDEAVRHLHSLVWPVAVQPPTVSADQPVPALARALMRFDGEISYILGPYFDVIACSAVADAFLGRAGHGNQLEYVFLDREAPSTYPDWDAVALEAVAALRSMARGREGDQRLHSLLGRLSAGSDAFRQLWARHDVHGHSSGTKRISSHRFGTITVLWDAFMTAYPTAQTLVLYTADPSTDTETILDAVRRSVTV; encoded by the coding sequence ATGGGTGAGAGCAATCGTCTCGGCGAGTTCCTGCGCGCCCGCCGCGAACTGGTATCGCCTGAAGAGGCCGGGCTCAGCATCCGGACCAAGGGCCGGCGGGTGCCCGGCCTGCGGCGCGAAGAGGTGGCTGCGCTGACGGGCATCAGCGTGGAATACCTCACCCGTCTGGAGCGGGGAAAAGACAGCTCACCCTCACGCCAGGTGCTGGATGCGCTGGCGGCGACGCTGCGCCTGGAGGACGAGGCCGTCCGCCACCTGCACTCCCTGGTCTGGCCGGTCGCCGTGCAGCCTCCGACCGTGAGCGCCGACCAACCGGTTCCGGCTCTGGCCCGAGCGCTGATGCGTTTCGACGGGGAGATCTCCTACATCCTGGGCCCGTACTTCGACGTGATCGCGTGCAGCGCAGTGGCCGATGCCTTCCTCGGCCGGGCCGGCCACGGCAATCAGCTGGAATACGTCTTCCTCGACCGTGAGGCCCCCTCCACCTACCCGGACTGGGACGCCGTGGCACTTGAAGCCGTGGCAGCCCTGCGCAGTATGGCGCGCGGGAGGGAGGGCGATCAGAGGCTGCATTCCCTGCTCGGACGCCTCTCGGCGGGCAGCGACGCCTTCCGGCAGCTCTGGGCCCGCCACGACGTCCACGGTCATTCCTCCGGCACCAAGCGCATTTCCAGCCATCGTTTCGGCACGATCACCGTGCTGTGGGACGCGTTCATGACCGCCTACCCGACCGCCCAGACCCTCGTCCTCTATACCGCCGACCCGTCTACCGACACCGAGACCATCCTTGATGCGGTCCGTAGGTCAGTGACTGTGTAA